The Labeo rohita strain BAU-BD-2019 unplaced genomic scaffold, IGBB_LRoh.1.0 scaffold_1017, whole genome shotgun sequence genome segment taaaaagaattatTCAGTTTTTGGGCCTTATGTCTAAATGTTTACAacttaaaggtgaagtccacttccagaacaaatatttacagataatttactgacccccttgtcatccaagatgttcaaaggtcaatacagttagggtatgtcgaaaaactcccatctcattttctttcccGACtccaaaattgtcctacatcgctgcagaagtaccaacccagtatttacaaagtaaacatgcaaagaacataatttgccctttacaaaaaaaatttaaaacagcgatgtaggatgatttcaactttgaggaagaaaatgagacaggactttttttgacataccctaactgtattgacccggtcATACATGTAGTTATCAAATCAGCCAATTGTGTAAATAAAACCATGTGTAATACCATGCTAATACAGGCCTGGAGCTACTGCTGATGTTCACATTAACCATCAAATTGGCAAAAATGTCATCTGAGGCAGGGCTGAACGctagctttttttaaattttatatttgttattaaaaataacagcaaagatatacattacaaatacacatatatacaaataaaaccaacagTAGTATTTTCCCCTCTACTATCAAATGTATACCAGCTACTGTTTAGTTATTCACATAATAATGGACTTTTGAGAATAAAACCTGCTCCAGAGCAGAGAAGCaagaacagagaaaaaaataaagcagacatACAACTACAACTGACTTACAGCCACACAGCCATAGATGGAAATCAATATCTCGCCAGAGGATGATTAAAACaactccaaaaacagcattacctTATTCACTTCTTACAAACTAGTTtggctttatttctttcatatgGTACAGTATATGCACAAAGGTTGCTGAAGCCTGTTACCATTATGATGATTAGAGTTCCCTTTAGTTGGGCACTTAGCCATTGTCCTTGGTTGAATTAACTCAGTTATTTCAGTAAATGTTGAAAGTGCATGCCATCACTATTTTCAACAATATTTCATGGTCCTGACTGCACTGACAGACCTTTTACTATGTggccttttttaaataattgactGACAGCTGGATTTGGACATACACTGTCTGTGACTTCTCAAATAAGaacaaaagtctttaaaaagaGCAACTTTCAgttttgaacttttattttcaagttGTTATTAACTTTCCGCCTACGTTCTGCATGACCttttgacatgattcaatagtatgacATGAATGTGTATCtgagaacctgtgctacacaagcttttgtgcttaaagtatacaaatttttatttttcaataaaaaatgaagaatcctttcgctagataagacccttcttcctcggctggaatagagccctttgaagctgcttttaaactaaattttggaagttcaaaatcagggccacaactgaagtccattatatgaagaaaaatcctgaaatgttttcctcaaaaaacataatttctttacgactgaagacagaaagacatgaacatcttggatgacaagggggtgagcaaattatttgtaaattgttgttttggaagtggacttctcctttaaaatgtttcaccAATTTACCAGTGACAttgattaataatgtaattataactAAAGCAATTAAAATTTTCAGTTCTACATTCAGTCGAGGGAGCAAAAGAACTTACAAAGTTATCATACAATTCATTATATCATATGTTTTAACctcattttgtttttcctttgcaTCATTAATGTGTTTGTCCCCAAAACACTGCTTGCATACAAACAGCTGGCCTACTGATACTAAATCTTGCAAGGCCATCCTGGTGAACCAGCATCACCAGGTCCATTTTGCTTGAGAACAGAATGAATATGCTGGTCCACCAGCTAGACCAACACTAAAACAGCATAAATCAGCCTGGACCAGCTTGGAATTTCCATGCTGGTTTACACTGgattttttttagcagggtGTATATTCTGCTAGACTAACTTATTAGTAAATCACTTTGGATTAAAGCATCCtcctaaatgattaaatgtaaattaattaaaaacacaaatgtaggTTGACAATAGAACAGATACACATCAGTACTGGCTGCGTCCGAAACTGCCTTCTTCTCTAATATATAGTAGGGGAAAAGCAGTAGGCGAGCAAGTATGTCCGAATCCTTAGTATTCATAAAAGAGTAGGTGAAAATTACATAGTGGTGTACTAATTCTCACGAGATTCAGACGTACGTCTACTTAAAGTGCGTCCAAATATGCCTAATTATATAGCACGGAAAAACAGAGTATGTGAACAAAGAAGTACGTTCGAAACCTAAAAGTGTAGGCGAGTAATCCCAGGTTGTCCAGCTGCTTCAGACCAGATTCTGGAGTGTTCATCAATGGATACTTTTCAATCCCAAGAGTCCATGGGAGATCAATCCGTCATCACTGAACGTGATTGAGAACCATGACGAGGGTGTTTACAAGTGTGAGTATTACGAACCAAAACACAGTTCCTTGTGTTAAAATCATATTTGTTGACCTACTGTTGATTTGCTTAGAGTGTAAAGACGTTAAACAGTATTGTATATTTGTGATTTTGCTTTGAAAAGAtgatttattatgtatatcGAACAGTACAGCTCCAGTAAGTCTGGTAAGGGGGACCCCCCAAGAGCTTTGACACAATTCGAACACTGACTTAACTCAAACTTGAAACTCTTTTTATAAACCACTCATGATTTTAGTGCTGTTACTAAAACTTTgagatgtgtgtgtttaatagAGGTATGTTTGCTCCCACCAATCATTGCGCAAGTTAAAGTTCTGATTCTATCAAAATTGTTGAtagtttttttgcttttattatgaatatgTATGGCTTTGGGATAACCAACAATTAGCAGATTTTTTTGCGTCTGTTAAGTACTTTTATTGTCTTTAGTGTTGACTTTTGCTGCACAAAACCACAGAGAAAATAGTATATATTTCTGGAAAACAGGATCtcaactaaataaaaatcacaagagGAATCTAACTCCCTATCTCTATCAAAAAGGCTACAGGTCTGACTTGATTCTTGATTTGACTTGTAATGATGTGAAGCTGTGGATcttcagcaccatggacagcaGCTGATCCAGAGCTCAGAGCAGCAGTGGATGTGACGACTACCAAAGCAACAACAGACATCCAGACATTTCAGTCATGACTTTATTGTTGGTTTACTGCTCCATTTTCCAAAATCTTGAAATgggaatgtaaaaaataatcaaacttCACTACAAATAGTCTTTCaacaatgtattaaattatttatgccaatattgtccaaaaccccacttttctagggcatttccaaacttttggatggCAGTGTACTTGTCTGGCCACAACAGTTTGCCTTTGTCAAAGTTGCTCATATCTTTATTCCTGCCGTTTCTCCTGCACCAACACTTGAACACATGAACTGATTGTTCATGTACAATATCATTTACCCAGAGCTTTACATGTGACCTAGTTAACAGATGATTAACAATATAACACCATAAAACACAGTAACTTCTATGAACAGTCAATGGTTTGGTTAGTTTAGTATAGTTTTGATGAATGTCAAATAAGGTATTGGTTGACTAATATTGCAAATATTGATTTGGAATAAAGTTTatattcactgtccagagaaaataacattttgattcTGGAAAGACATGTTGTTGTTGAATTTTCTAGTAATATTCTGTTAGATGCTTCTAAAGTGATCACTAATGTGGCAAAGCACAGAACCTGAAACATAACAATAGTGATTTGAATTGactgttcattaaatatttggGTTTATAATGGGTCTTTACTTGATTGTATTCAGTGGGTAAAGGAGCAAATTCTGACTGCCAAGAACacttttcactttcactttagtGCTTGAAACAGTGCTGTTTGAGAATACATACCAGTCAAAATGCCTGAAAATATTGATCAGAAACTGACATTTTTGCCATGTAAGATCACAAATATCATagcagaaaattaaaataatttagttaCTGCAACAGGGCAAAGTGAATATAATACACTATTCTTTATATTTAGACACACATATCGACTCTACTGCTGTTTGATGACCACAGCtgttaattagattaaaaagtaGAGAGTTATCCACAGTGATACTGAAGGACAGTAGCTGAGCTCCAGGAAGATAAACCCGTTTGCATACTCAGCGAGGAGCTCAGCTCTGTTGGGTTCAAACCTAAATTAACCCCTGGTTATACAAAGCATAAACAATGAAAACTTGACAAATTTTAGATATCGGTCCACAAATTCTGACTTAGGATCCAGCCTTGAATCTTAAAACCAAAATTTTAAGAACAACTGAACTATAACAGATGGTCAGATGTTGCCACAGCAGTTCATATTTAttagacaagaaaaaaagaaagtcaaatgtataaaatgtgaaaaatgcaaTTGGTCATTAAGATGCACAATCAGGTTTGGGCCACGTTCAGCTGTGGTGTGAACATAGCTTTAATTTTGCACAGATACGTGTTTCCTGTGTCTGTATGAAATAATGGATGATTTTTCAAACTGCTCCTTTTTCTAAGCTTCTTTTCATTGGCAGAGCACTGCAGTTTCTTTGCAGAATGTGTTTGCAAATGACTTTTCAGGTCTTTTTTATATGCAAATCTGAAAGTCTTTCCACAGTCATGGCATGTGAAACATGTCTCTCGAGAATGACTTTTTTCATGCCAGGTAAGGCGTCTCTTGTCTGGGAATCTCTGTCCACACTGATGACAATTAAACTCCTTTGAGTGAAGCCTTGTGTGGTAAGTAAGGGTTATTTCACGTGTAAAACattttccacactgaggacacACGAAAGGCTTCTCTCCTGTGTGAGTTTTCATGTGAGCGttaagattacttttttttgagAAGCTCTTCTCACATATGTTGCAGGTGAAGGGTCTCTCTCCTGTGTGATTCCTAATATGGGCATTAAGGGTTGATTTATGCGAGAAGCTCTTTCCACACGGTTTACACATGTAAGGActctctccagtgtgagttTTCATGTGTGAATCAAGGGTTGCTTTATGTCTGAAACACTTTTCACACTGATCGCATGGaaacggcttctctccagtgtgagtgACCATGTGCATCTTAAGAGATCCTTTGCATAAGAAGCTCTTCCCACACAGACGGCAGGTatacggcttctctccagtgtgagaTTTCATGTGTGAATCAAGGTGTGTTTTATATGAGAAGCTCTTCCCACACAGATTGCAGGtataaggcttctctccagcaTGAACTTTTTTCATGTGGTTTTTAAGGTTATATTTTTGattgaaactctttccacattgaAGGCAGGTGAAGTAACTGTTAGATTCGGtcttctgaacttttatttGTGATGGAGTTGTTTCAGTCTGTATGGATGTTTCCATATTCATGAAATTTATTCTCTCATATTGATCTTTCTCTTCTATCTTTGTCAGTTCATGTCTCTCTTCTTTCAGCGCCATCAGGTCTAAagtgaaaaaagacaaatataagTTACTGGCTAAAAGCAACAGACATAAAATCCatgataaaagtattaaaacatcaaaaccaACATTTTCCAACAAAACTGTGATATTATAGACTAGTCACTCTTGGTCTTAGAGACCCACCaatctgctcattttgtttgcCTCCCTTATTTGACAAACCTGATTCACATCACCCACTcattaaacatacaaaatatgcagaACGGTGGctccccaggaccaggattgaaaaCCACTGTTACAGACCAGTCTTGAATCTGCGATTTATGTCAATAAGCACTAGCATGGTTTAGGTTTCTCATATCTATACGACTGCTAATACTTTGTGTAAACAAGCAGACATTTCATCATACACGAGTATGGAGTGCATCAGGGCTCAGTATTAGGTTCTCTGCTTTTCTCCTAGCATATGCTGACTTTGTGGGACATTATCATTAGAGCTCATGTTATGccaatgatacatttttacattttgtgacaaAACTGCACAACTGTCATTTAGTACAGgttattgatgtttttttgttttttatcctTTAACCACGACAATCCCATTAAGATCACAGTCTTCTTCCAGGGAGACCTGGTCAAGATGGGCGCACACaaaagtttcataaaaaaaaagaaagaaacaagtATAAAACTACTGATCATATCATGTGTGCTTTTTCcttctttatcttttttttttttttaatgttttcaacttctcctttattaaccctttcacaATATTCTATCTGAGCCCCCAGCACAGAGCCATATAGAGAGAGAGTTGCGACAACTCCATTCACTCCAAcggaccatttttttttacagcaatggCGGATCGTGGAGGTGCTCAATAGTTCCCGGAAGTAAGCGCTAATATTATCAGTGCCATAGAGATGCAGCAGAAGAGACCCCTGTGAATGACTTTTACAAGATAAGACATTTACAAGATAAGACATTTACAGAACAAAACTGTATATTATCAGAGCAGCGAATTAAACTACCTTATGcattaaaacagattattatttgattattccTCGCTAAATTAGTAGATTTAGGGGTTATTATTCATTCTCTTAATACGGTTTCATTCAGTGTTATATACTTGAggcttttaaatgtgattttgctggtggaaagttaaatattacaattaattatattgCAAAGGATGCTGATGGACCTACGTGAGAATTAAAATAGAGCCAGGcagttttcatttcagaatcatACAAGGCTACAttaccaaaaatatattatataggCTACCACTActgtatacagttgaagtcaaaagtttacatacaccttgcagatactgctaaatgttatttaaaaacattattttaccaaaataaatacatttaaacattgtttatttagtactga includes the following:
- the LOC127157230 gene encoding gastrula zinc finger protein XlCGF8.2DB isoform X1, whose translation is MAFIKEEKEDMRIEEAFRVKHEDTEEQTDLMALKEERHELTKIEEKDQYERINFMNMETSIQTETTPSQIKVQKTESNSYFTCLQCGKSFNQKYNLKNHMKKVHAGEKPYTCNLCGKSFSYKTHLDSHMKSHTGEKPYTCRLCGKSFLCKGSLKMHMVTHTGEKPFPCDQCEKCFRHKATLDSHMKTHTGESPYMCKPCGKSFSHKSTLNAHIRNHTGERPFTCNICEKSFSKKSNLNAHMKTHTGEKPFVCPQCGKCFTREITLTYHTRLHSKEFNCHQCGQRFPDKRRLTWHEKSHSRETCFTCHDCGKTFRFAYKKDLKSHLQTHSAKKLQCSANEKKLRKRSSLKNHPLFHTDTGNTYLCKIKAMFTPQLNVAQT
- the LOC127157230 gene encoding gastrula zinc finger protein XlCGF8.2DB isoform X2; translation: MALKEERHELTKIEEKDQYERINFMNMETSIQTETTPSQIKVQKTESNSYFTCLQCGKSFNQKYNLKNHMKKVHAGEKPYTCNLCGKSFSYKTHLDSHMKSHTGEKPYTCRLCGKSFLCKGSLKMHMVTHTGEKPFPCDQCEKCFRHKATLDSHMKTHTGESPYMCKPCGKSFSHKSTLNAHIRNHTGERPFTCNICEKSFSKKSNLNAHMKTHTGEKPFVCPQCGKCFTREITLTYHTRLHSKEFNCHQCGQRFPDKRRLTWHEKSHSRETCFTCHDCGKTFRFAYKKDLKSHLQTHSAKKLQCSANEKKLRKRSSLKNHPLFHTDTGNTYLCKIKAMFTPQLNVAQT